The following proteins come from a genomic window of Sorghum bicolor cultivar BTx623 chromosome 3, Sorghum_bicolor_NCBIv3, whole genome shotgun sequence:
- the LOC8084334 gene encoding uncharacterized protein LOC8084334 → MAVEPDSGSRAVVQPAAAARGGGGSMEPGLGKRLMTVLRAVYHMLRRGLCRKRLMMDLHLLLGRGKLAGKALRDLLAAAHHSHSHHHNHMVVPSSSTSRAGRRAPSSASALPATATATPGGLSFVGPYDPRDVEFSCTTTPSYSFGHGAAGHLAPARALFPFKIRGRGSSAARAGCDGLDFAQVARALEKMHADDEASAGSGADDQAASPSPSVAGATPSPMLALSLGRSPAGARRLRVTDSPFPVDPPEGLDARADSTFDAFISKFYETLRLQQADATPDNRARRRG, encoded by the coding sequence ATGGCGGTGGAGCCCGACAGCGGCAGCCGGGCGGTCGTCCAGCCCGCCGCTgcggcccgcggcggcggcggtagcaTGGAGCCCGGGCTCGGGAAGCGCCTCATGACGGTGCTCCGCGCCGTCTACCACATGCTGCGCCGGGGCCTCTGCCGCAAGCGCCTCATgatggacctccacctcctgctcGGCAGGGGCAAGCTCGCCGGCAAGGCGCTCCGCGACCTCCTCGCCGCCGCGCACCACTCCCACTCCCACCACCACAACCACATGGTCGTCCCGTCCTCCTCCACGTCCCGCGCCGGCCGCCGGGCTCCATCATCAGCCTCCGCGCtccccgccaccgccaccgccaccccgGGCGGCCTCTCGTTCGTCGGCCCGTACGACCCCCGGGACGTCGAGTTCAGCTGCACCACCACGCCGTCCTACTCCTTCGGCCACGGCGCCGCCGGTCACCTGGCCCCGGCACGTGCGCTGTTCCCCTTCAAGATCCGCGGCCGCGGCAGCAGCGCCGCCCGGGCCGGGTGCGACGGGCTCGACTTCGCGCAGGTGGCGCGCGCGCTCGAGAAGATGCACGCCGacgacgaggcctccgccggATCCGGCGCTGACGACCAGgcggcgtcgccgtcgccgtcggtcGCGGGGGCCACGCCGTCGCCTATGCTGGCGCTCAGCCTCGGCCGCAGCCCCGCCGGGGCCCGCCGCCTGCGCGTCACCGACTCGCCCTTCCCCGTCGACCCACCGGAGGGCCTCGACGCCCGCGCCGACTCCACCTTCGACGCCTTCATCAGCAAGTTCTACGAGACCCTCCGCCTGCAGCAGGCCGACGCCACCCCCGACaaccgcgcgcgccgccgcggctAG
- the LOC8080524 gene encoding uncharacterized protein LOC8080524 isoform X1, producing MATTAPPVDAEAETPECPVCLSPFDAASVVPRVLPCGHSLCGPCITALPPASAAAAGASSLRCPLCSQCVPFARTLGPSSLPKNLALLALLPSPSHALTATPATAPPPRPRQLPLHAAHSRLLSRFRHAVLPESASPLRSEPSPVHLAFGSLDFDLGAPWFCARGRPVSLLPIETQAVPPAKQEAEVYRPSHAARVLAAIDALSDAAKDELAGLIASSARLARLVCRLYGVWMSPDAPPLWMVSERHPRTVSLLLEEEIISREETVMQTGFLVMEACEVIMGLHSEGLVLGCLGLDCFCIDRFGHCLLDLNQALALCRGVQAEPSSNSIRAFIAPEVRVVLDDISRVKDRDFDGLVGCSSDIWSLGCVFVALLTRDEQLVAGWNSEGLYDDWEKEVVTRLDASLLGTILEPLAAVIASCLRYDPKCRPEIADVWKCIRGLLTKSDDVTLAPGDDVAAQKSFRCLLLGELSSMFTDSGAVESDDKTQLSRGADDNRLNQDHGSHDGFLNNRGNDLSGIDSPQSAGVFKSSTLLAHRDCVTGLDVGGGFLFSSSYDKTINVWSLQDFSHVQCLKGHEHKITAIVAADNDSHSLCISGDSGSGIFVWHVDSTLKEEPLNKWYEHDDWLYRGVNCLAVSGTGYLYTGSRDKSIKAWSLEDYSLRCTMTGHKSTVSCLVVASGILYSGSWDGTIRLWWLTDHTPLSVLEDDTAGTIAPVLSISAEANFVASSYENGYFKIWKNDMLVKSEKLQNGAVYAVKLSDKWLYTGGWDKVINIQELLDDESEVELRDVASITCDSIITSILPWDERLIVGLSSRDIKVYYKAS from the exons CTCCcgcccgcctccgccgccgccgcaggcgcCTCCTCCCTCCGCTGCCCCCTGTGCTCCCAGTGCGTCCCGTTCGCCCGCACGCTCGGCCCCTCCTCACTCCCCAAAAACCTCGCCCTCCTCGCGCTTCTCCCCTCGCCATCCCACGCTCTCACCGCCACCCCCGCCACCGCACCGCCTCCCCGTCCCCGCCAGCTCCCGCTCCACGCCGCCCACTCGCGACTCCTTTCCCGCTTCCGCCACGCCGTCCTCCCTGAGTCCGCTTCCCCGCTCCGCTCCGAGCCAAGCCCCGTCCACCTCGCATTCGGATCCCTCGACTTCGACCTCGGCGCGCCATGGTTCTGCGCGCGGGGCCGCCCCGTGAGCCTCCTCCCCATAGAGACCCAAGCAGTCCCCCCGGCGAAGCAGGAAGCCGAAGTCTACCGGCCCAGCCACGCGGCGCGAGTCCTCGCCGCGATCGACGCGCTCAGCGACGCGGCCAAGGACGAGCTGGCCGGTCTGATCGCCTCTTCCGCGCGGTTGGCGCGTCTGGTATGCAGGCTCTACGGGGTCTGGATGTCCCCTGACGCGCCACCACTGTGGATGGTCTCTGAACGGCACCCACGTACGGTTTCCCTATTGTTGGAAGAGGAGATTATCAGTAGAGAGGAGACGGTGATGCAGACCGGATTCCTTGTAATGGAGGCATGTGAAGTGATCATGGGGTTGCACAGCGAGGGGCTGGTGTTGGGGTGCCTCGGGCTGGACTGCTTCTGCATCGATCGCTTTGGGCACTGCCTGCTTGATTTGAATCAGGCGTTGGCATTGTGCCGGGGAGTCCAAGCAGAGCCTAGCTCAAACAGTATTCGAGCTTTCATCGCTCCAGAGGTGAGGGTGGTGCTAGATGACATATCGCGAGTTAAGGATCGTGATTTTGATGGTTTGGTTGGCTGTAGCTCGGATATCTGGTCGTTGGGCTGTGTGTTTGTGGCACTACTTACTAGGGATGAGCAGCTTGTGGCAGGTTGGAACTCTGAAGGACTGTATGATGATTGGGAGAAGGAAGTGGTTACAAGGCTTGATGCCTCATTGCTTGGTACTATACTTGAACCATTGGCTGCAGTTATAGCATCGTGCTTGAGATATGATCCAAAATGTCGTCCAGAGATTGCTGATGTTTGGAAATGTATTAGAGGCTTGTTGACGAAATCTGATGATGTTACTTTAGCTCCTGGTGATGATGTTGCAGCTCAGAAGAGTTTTAGATGTTTACTCCTTGGGGAGTTATCCTCCATGTTTACTGACTCTGGTGCTGTTGAGTCAGATGATAAAACACAACTGTCTCGAGGAGCTGATGACAACAGATTGAATCAGGATCATGGAAGTCATGATGGTTTCTTAAACAATAGGGGAAATGATTTGTCAGGAATCGATAGCCCCCAGTCTGCCGGAGTGTTTAAGTCATCAACACTGCTTGCCCACCGTGATTGTGTAACAGGATTAGACGTAGGAG GTGGattcttgtttagctcttcttatgATAAAACTATCAATGTGTGGTCACTGCAG GACTTCTCTCATGTACAGTGTTTGAAGGGTCATGAACACAAAATCACGGCAATTGTTGCTGCTGACAATGATAGCCACTCTCTTTGTATAAGTGGAGACAGTGGTAGCGGAATTTTCGTCTGGCATGTAGATTCTACTCTGAAGGAAGAACCTTTGAATAAATGGTACGAACATGATGATTGGCTCTATCGAGGGGTTAACTGCTTGGCTGTCTCTGGAACTGGTTATCTTTACACTGGTAGCAGAGACAAATCTATCAAGGCTTGGTCACTAGAG GATTATTCACTTCGCTGCACTATGACAGGTCATAAATCAACTGTGTCTTGCCTTGTAGTGGCCAGTGGTATTCTTTACAGTGGAAGTTGGGATGGTACCATTCGTTTATGGTGGCTCACTGATCATACACCATTGTCTGTACTGGAAGATGATACAGCAGGAACCATAGCCCCTGTATTATCAATTTCAGCAGAAGCCAATTTTGTCGCTTCATCATATGAGAATGGCTATTTTAAG ATCTGGAAGAACGACATGCTTGTCAAATCAGAAAAGCTTCAAAATGGTGCTGTTTATGCTGTTAAATTGAGTGACAAATGGCTTTATACTGGTGGATGGGATAAAGTCATAAATATTCAG GAGTTACTGGATGATGAGTCAGAGGTAGAACTCCGAGACGTGGCTTCCATTACTTGTGACTCAATTATAACTTCGATACTGCCCTGGGATGAAAGGCTGATAGTTGGATTATCCAGCAGGGATATCAAG GTTTACTACAAGGCATCATAA
- the LOC8080524 gene encoding uncharacterized protein LOC8080524 isoform X2, producing the protein MATTAPPVDAEAETPECPVCLSPFDAASVVPRVLPCGHSLCGPCITALPPASAAAAGASSLRCPLCSQCVPFARTLGPSSLPKNLALLALLPSPSHALTATPATAPPPRPRQLPLHAAHSRLLSRFRHAVLPESASPLRSEPSPVHLAFGSLDFDLGAPWFCARGRPVSLLPIETQAVPPAKQEAEVYRPSHAARVLAAIDALSDAAKDELAGLIASSARLARLVCRLYGVWMSPDAPPLWMVSERHPRTVSLLLEEEIISREETVMQTGFLVMEACEVIMGLHSEGLVLGCLGLDCFCIDRFGHCLLDLNQALALCRGVQAEPSSNSIRAFIAPEVRVVLDDISRVKDRDFDGLVGCSSDIWSLGCVFVALLTRDEQLVAGWNSEGLYDDWEKEVVTRLDASLLGTILEPLAAVIASCLRYDPKCRPEIADVWKCIRGLLTKSDDVTLAPGDDVAAQKSFRCLLLGELSSMFTDSGAVESDDKTQLSRGADDNRLNQDHGSHDGFLNNRGNDLSGIDSPQSAGVFKSSTLLAHRDCVTGLDVGGGFLFSSSYDKTINVWSLQDFSHVQCLKGHEHKITAIVAADNDSHSLCISGDSGSGIFVWHVDSTLKEEPLNKWYEHDDWLYRGVNCLAVSGTGYLYTGSRDKSIKAWSLEVINQLCLAL; encoded by the exons CTCCcgcccgcctccgccgccgccgcaggcgcCTCCTCCCTCCGCTGCCCCCTGTGCTCCCAGTGCGTCCCGTTCGCCCGCACGCTCGGCCCCTCCTCACTCCCCAAAAACCTCGCCCTCCTCGCGCTTCTCCCCTCGCCATCCCACGCTCTCACCGCCACCCCCGCCACCGCACCGCCTCCCCGTCCCCGCCAGCTCCCGCTCCACGCCGCCCACTCGCGACTCCTTTCCCGCTTCCGCCACGCCGTCCTCCCTGAGTCCGCTTCCCCGCTCCGCTCCGAGCCAAGCCCCGTCCACCTCGCATTCGGATCCCTCGACTTCGACCTCGGCGCGCCATGGTTCTGCGCGCGGGGCCGCCCCGTGAGCCTCCTCCCCATAGAGACCCAAGCAGTCCCCCCGGCGAAGCAGGAAGCCGAAGTCTACCGGCCCAGCCACGCGGCGCGAGTCCTCGCCGCGATCGACGCGCTCAGCGACGCGGCCAAGGACGAGCTGGCCGGTCTGATCGCCTCTTCCGCGCGGTTGGCGCGTCTGGTATGCAGGCTCTACGGGGTCTGGATGTCCCCTGACGCGCCACCACTGTGGATGGTCTCTGAACGGCACCCACGTACGGTTTCCCTATTGTTGGAAGAGGAGATTATCAGTAGAGAGGAGACGGTGATGCAGACCGGATTCCTTGTAATGGAGGCATGTGAAGTGATCATGGGGTTGCACAGCGAGGGGCTGGTGTTGGGGTGCCTCGGGCTGGACTGCTTCTGCATCGATCGCTTTGGGCACTGCCTGCTTGATTTGAATCAGGCGTTGGCATTGTGCCGGGGAGTCCAAGCAGAGCCTAGCTCAAACAGTATTCGAGCTTTCATCGCTCCAGAGGTGAGGGTGGTGCTAGATGACATATCGCGAGTTAAGGATCGTGATTTTGATGGTTTGGTTGGCTGTAGCTCGGATATCTGGTCGTTGGGCTGTGTGTTTGTGGCACTACTTACTAGGGATGAGCAGCTTGTGGCAGGTTGGAACTCTGAAGGACTGTATGATGATTGGGAGAAGGAAGTGGTTACAAGGCTTGATGCCTCATTGCTTGGTACTATACTTGAACCATTGGCTGCAGTTATAGCATCGTGCTTGAGATATGATCCAAAATGTCGTCCAGAGATTGCTGATGTTTGGAAATGTATTAGAGGCTTGTTGACGAAATCTGATGATGTTACTTTAGCTCCTGGTGATGATGTTGCAGCTCAGAAGAGTTTTAGATGTTTACTCCTTGGGGAGTTATCCTCCATGTTTACTGACTCTGGTGCTGTTGAGTCAGATGATAAAACACAACTGTCTCGAGGAGCTGATGACAACAGATTGAATCAGGATCATGGAAGTCATGATGGTTTCTTAAACAATAGGGGAAATGATTTGTCAGGAATCGATAGCCCCCAGTCTGCCGGAGTGTTTAAGTCATCAACACTGCTTGCCCACCGTGATTGTGTAACAGGATTAGACGTAGGAG GTGGattcttgtttagctcttcttatgATAAAACTATCAATGTGTGGTCACTGCAG GACTTCTCTCATGTACAGTGTTTGAAGGGTCATGAACACAAAATCACGGCAATTGTTGCTGCTGACAATGATAGCCACTCTCTTTGTATAAGTGGAGACAGTGGTAGCGGAATTTTCGTCTGGCATGTAGATTCTACTCTGAAGGAAGAACCTTTGAATAAATGGTACGAACATGATGATTGGCTCTATCGAGGGGTTAACTGCTTGGCTGTCTCTGGAACTGGTTATCTTTACACTGGTAGCAGAGACAAATCTATCAAGGCTTGGTCACTAGAG GTCATAAATCAACTGTGTCTTGCCTTGTAG